A single region of the Hyalangium ruber genome encodes:
- a CDS encoding serine hydrolase domain-containing protein gives MSVNETHTANLARYPHLQALLDRVVRDGEQAGITAAVKIPNAAPSWLAAGKIALDTELPFGPETICRIASMTKPVTGLAALQLIEKGALGLDQPIAELLPDFKHMRVATGNGSETRPASRPITVRHLLTLTAGIPHVWQEGPAAELYRRNGLDCLGNFRLTPPHEGELPPPRTLEEFGTRIASLPLAADPGTQWDYGLALDVLGLVIQRASGQRFEDFLRTHLFEPLGMVDTAFYVPAEKLPRLATNYVRKNGALAVQDDRKASLFTTPPGVPSGGGGLVSTARDFARFCQMLLNEGELDGVRIAQPETLRLQRTNLIPDGIEHPEFVLDRADWGGGICIETPQSVRPGGLNVGAYGWTGGVGGTTFWVDPKARTWVVVMVQRQITGPEDTLIDEVRAAARKDLEP, from the coding sequence ATGTCGGTCAATGAAACGCACACCGCGAACCTGGCGCGGTACCCACACCTCCAGGCGCTGCTGGACCGAGTCGTCCGCGACGGAGAGCAGGCGGGAATCACAGCGGCGGTGAAGATTCCGAACGCCGCGCCCAGCTGGCTGGCGGCCGGCAAGATCGCGCTCGACACCGAGCTCCCTTTCGGTCCGGAGACGATCTGCCGGATCGCCTCCATGACCAAGCCGGTGACCGGGCTGGCGGCCCTGCAGCTCATCGAGAAAGGCGCGCTCGGGCTCGACCAGCCGATCGCGGAGCTCCTTCCGGACTTCAAGCACATGCGGGTCGCGACCGGAAACGGCTCCGAGACCCGACCTGCCAGCAGACCCATCACCGTGCGCCACCTGCTCACCCTCACCGCTGGGATTCCGCACGTCTGGCAAGAGGGACCCGCCGCGGAGCTCTACCGGCGAAACGGCCTCGATTGTCTGGGCAACTTCCGCCTGACCCCACCGCACGAAGGAGAGCTGCCGCCGCCGCGCACGCTCGAGGAGTTCGGTACGCGCATCGCCAGCCTGCCACTCGCCGCCGACCCGGGAACCCAGTGGGACTACGGGCTCGCCCTGGATGTGCTGGGCCTGGTGATCCAGCGCGCATCGGGGCAGCGCTTCGAGGACTTCCTGCGGACGCACCTCTTCGAGCCGCTCGGCATGGTCGACACCGCCTTCTACGTCCCCGCCGAGAAGCTGCCGCGCCTGGCCACCAACTACGTGCGAAAGAATGGCGCGCTGGCCGTGCAGGATGATCGCAAGGCCAGCCTGTTCACCACGCCGCCAGGAGTGCCGTCCGGTGGCGGCGGTCTCGTCTCGACCGCCCGTGACTTCGCGCGCTTCTGCCAGATGCTGCTCAACGAGGGCGAGCTGGACGGCGTGCGGATCGCCCAGCCCGAAACCCTTCGGTTGCAACGGACGAACCTCATCCCCGACGGCATCGAGCACCCCGAGTTCGTCCTCGATCGGGCGGACTGGGGTGGAGGCATCTGCATCGAGACGCCACAGAGCGTTCGTCCCGGGGGCCTGAACGTCGGCGCCTACGGGTGGACGGGCGGCGTGGGCGGCACGACGTTCTGGGTCGACCCCAAGGCGCGCACCTGGGTCGTCGTCATGGTGCAGCGGCAGATCACCGGCCCGGAGGACACCTTGATCGATGAAGTGCGCGCAGCGGCCCGAAAGGATCTCGAACCCTGA
- a CDS encoding trypsin-like serine protease: MIVRRWALAGGLTLLAGCGPELVEENPTPVTSSEQEIVGGTNTTIEANPWQVSLQSSSGSHFCGGSILNANWVVTAQHCVNSGGTISKPGRILAGSTSRSGSGQTSTVAEVVVYPGYVDANVGKDVALLRLTTPLTLNSTTVKAIPMVTSADASAGLTNAGVVSRVTGWGTLTSGGSTLPTTLQTVDVNIVSNSSAQSSYPSETIGADQLAAAAPGKDSCQGDSGGPLTVVKGSGRALAGVVSWGYGCADARYPGMYARVSHFETWITGKINGVTPPTTTLLSKTGLSGATGSFQHFAITVPAGTTSLTVTQAGGTGDADLYVRSGSQPTTTTYNCRPYLGGNAETCSFSNPVAGTWYVSVRGYSAFSGVSLTATTP, encoded by the coding sequence ATGATCGTGCGTCGCTGGGCTCTCGCCGGCGGCTTGACGCTGCTGGCCGGTTGTGGTCCCGAGCTCGTCGAGGAGAACCCGACGCCGGTAACGTCCAGTGAGCAGGAGATCGTCGGCGGTACCAACACGACGATCGAGGCCAACCCCTGGCAGGTGTCCCTACAGAGCTCCTCCGGCTCGCACTTCTGCGGCGGCTCCATCCTCAACGCCAACTGGGTCGTCACCGCGCAGCACTGCGTGAACTCGGGCGGCACGATCTCCAAGCCGGGCCGCATCCTGGCCGGCAGCACCTCGCGCTCCGGCTCCGGCCAGACCAGCACGGTCGCCGAAGTCGTCGTCTACCCGGGCTACGTGGATGCCAACGTCGGCAAGGACGTGGCGCTGCTCCGCCTTACCACCCCGCTCACCCTGAACAGCACGACCGTGAAGGCCATCCCGATGGTCACCTCGGCTGACGCGTCCGCGGGCCTGACCAACGCGGGCGTCGTCTCGCGCGTCACCGGCTGGGGTACGCTCACCAGCGGCGGCAGCACGCTGCCCACCACGCTGCAGACCGTGGACGTGAACATCGTGAGCAACAGCTCGGCCCAGTCGTCCTACCCGAGCGAGACCATCGGTGCGGACCAGCTGGCCGCGGCTGCTCCTGGCAAGGACTCGTGCCAGGGTGACAGCGGTGGTCCCCTCACCGTGGTGAAGGGCAGCGGCCGCGCGCTGGCCGGCGTCGTGAGCTGGGGTTACGGCTGCGCTGACGCGCGCTACCCGGGCATGTACGCCCGCGTCTCGCACTTCGAGACGTGGATCACCGGGAAGATCAACGGCGTCACGCCTCCGACGACGACGCTGCTCTCCAAGACCGGCCTGTCGGGCGCGACCGGCAGCTTCCAGCACTTCGCCATCACCGTCCCGGCGGGCACCACCAGCCTCACGGTGACGCAGGCGGGCGGCACGGGCGACGCGGACCTCTACGTCCGCAGCGGCTCGCAGCCGACGACGACGACGTACAACTGCCGCCCGTACCTGGGCGGCAACGCCGAGACCTGCTCGTTCAGCAACCCGGTCGCCGGCACCTGGTACGTCTCCGTGCGTGGCTACTCGGCGTTCTCGGGCGTGTCGCTGACCGCGACCACCCCGTAA
- a CDS encoding DUF692 domain-containing protein → MSRSPQSWTLPWRGLGLSSNLSASDQPHPYRLLQEDPELFDFVEYSAPLSLAETKEHASLFPEMYRNREVVPVLFHPVHLNLYGPELESSEALADLDAHAREVGSPWVGNDVGWWHAGGQALPGYLYICPPLTNEGLQDCAAHALHVQAGLSVPLALENPSVLARRGDMHVLDFMARLQGRTGLPLLIDMGHLLSYQLAAELPLDAGFEGFPFDRVIELHIAGGVVTRRGPRRFYVDDHTQPVREELFLMLEKVLPRCTSLRAVTFEGDGHPPEVAMLTLQRLRQLVPLEEREPLTLTPVETPPPPLGNVSRPWELFDLGYGARRPVVADDVEGSQEETSFRLAVVAEQLDRDFPISRLLLAGTREGLLTFTASSEFRELFQGLGRSLGQTFMAFARRYLREQPDDGMAAAVSFETFLPSVMQRPVVPPKPGEVGLVEAVRVGTFPADLSELIYAARALRRHLTGRAWAGGMLEVSGLEALAQTARRTVARPWRFAVRQKRTGGLEVQTVPPRLTDVLRSLSQGPVPEKDIAPAHLAEALGRGLVRRG, encoded by the coding sequence ATGTCCCGCTCCCCCCAGTCCTGGACGCTGCCGTGGCGAGGCCTTGGCCTGAGCAGCAACCTCAGCGCCAGCGATCAGCCGCACCCGTATCGGCTGCTCCAAGAGGATCCCGAGCTCTTCGACTTCGTGGAGTACAGCGCTCCGCTCTCGCTGGCGGAGACGAAGGAGCACGCCTCGCTGTTTCCGGAGATGTACCGGAACCGCGAGGTGGTGCCGGTGCTGTTCCACCCGGTGCATCTCAACCTCTATGGGCCGGAACTCGAGAGCAGCGAGGCCCTGGCCGATCTGGACGCGCACGCGAGGGAAGTGGGCAGTCCCTGGGTGGGCAACGACGTGGGGTGGTGGCACGCGGGGGGGCAGGCGCTGCCGGGCTACCTCTACATCTGTCCGCCGCTGACCAACGAGGGCCTGCAGGACTGCGCGGCGCACGCGCTCCACGTGCAGGCGGGGCTGAGCGTGCCGTTGGCGCTGGAGAACCCCTCGGTGCTGGCACGGCGCGGAGACATGCACGTGCTGGACTTCATGGCCCGGCTGCAGGGGCGCACCGGGCTGCCGCTGCTGATCGACATGGGGCACCTGCTCAGCTACCAGCTCGCGGCGGAGCTACCGCTGGACGCCGGATTCGAAGGCTTCCCGTTCGACCGGGTGATTGAGCTCCACATCGCAGGTGGCGTGGTGACGCGCCGGGGGCCGCGCCGCTTCTACGTGGATGACCACACGCAGCCGGTGCGCGAGGAGCTGTTCCTGATGTTGGAGAAGGTGCTGCCGCGCTGCACCTCGCTGCGTGCCGTCACCTTCGAGGGGGACGGACACCCGCCGGAGGTGGCGATGCTCACGTTGCAGCGCCTGCGCCAGTTGGTGCCGTTGGAGGAGAGGGAGCCCCTGACGCTCACGCCGGTGGAGACCCCTCCGCCGCCGCTGGGCAACGTGAGCCGACCCTGGGAGCTATTCGATCTGGGCTATGGCGCGCGGCGACCGGTGGTGGCCGATGACGTGGAGGGCAGCCAGGAGGAGACGAGCTTCCGCCTGGCGGTGGTGGCCGAGCAGCTGGATCGAGACTTTCCGATCTCCCGCCTGCTCCTGGCGGGGACGCGCGAGGGGCTGTTGACCTTCACCGCTTCGTCGGAGTTCCGAGAGCTGTTCCAGGGACTGGGGCGCTCGTTGGGGCAGACCTTCATGGCCTTCGCCCGGCGGTACCTGCGCGAGCAGCCCGACGATGGAATGGCGGCGGCGGTCTCCTTCGAGACGTTCCTGCCCTCGGTGATGCAGCGGCCGGTGGTTCCTCCGAAACCGGGAGAGGTGGGGCTGGTGGAGGCGGTGCGGGTGGGCACGTTCCCAGCGGATCTGTCTGAGTTGATCTACGCCGCGCGCGCTTTGCGTCGCCACCTCACGGGACGGGCGTGGGCGGGGGGCATGTTGGAGGTGAGCGGGCTGGAGGCGCTGGCGCAGACGGCACGGCGCACGGTGGCGAGGCCCTGGCGCTTCGCCGTTCGCCAGAAGCGTACCGGAGGGCTGGAGGTGCAGACGGTGCCACCGCGCCTCACTGACGTGCTGCGCTCGCTCTCCCAAGGTCCGGTGCCGGAGAAGGACATCGCCCCAGCGCATCTCGCCGAGGCCCTGGGCCGTGGGCTGGTGCGTCGCGGCTGA
- a CDS encoding class I SAM-dependent methyltransferase, translating to MFHRKGPTFFELAQQALSSVERGYDLLAPKFEYTPFRTPDPVVKTTLEQVGPPGSIDRALDLCCGTGAAMRYLRPLCRQEVVGVDLSQGMLDEARQQLADAPGQARLTFVQANALELPFEAEFDVVTSFGAFGHILKEDEPRMVQSVARALRPGGRFVFVTAHPPSKLHPVYWMAKGFNAAMRVRNALWKPPFVMYYLTFLVPRARELLQAHGFEVEVRNGLMPPPFSSLSVVIATRR from the coding sequence ATGTTCCACCGCAAGGGGCCCACGTTCTTCGAGCTGGCGCAGCAGGCGCTGTCCTCCGTCGAGCGCGGCTACGATCTGCTCGCGCCCAAGTTCGAGTACACGCCCTTCCGCACCCCGGACCCGGTGGTGAAGACGACCCTGGAACAGGTGGGTCCGCCGGGCTCCATCGATCGTGCGTTGGACCTGTGCTGCGGCACCGGCGCGGCGATGCGCTACCTGCGTCCGCTCTGCCGCCAGGAGGTGGTGGGCGTGGACCTCAGCCAGGGCATGCTCGACGAGGCGCGCCAACAACTGGCGGACGCGCCCGGGCAGGCCCGCCTCACCTTCGTCCAGGCCAACGCGCTGGAGCTGCCCTTCGAGGCCGAGTTCGACGTGGTGACGAGCTTCGGTGCCTTCGGTCACATCCTCAAGGAGGACGAGCCGCGGATGGTGCAATCCGTCGCCCGCGCGCTGCGCCCTGGAGGCCGCTTCGTCTTCGTCACCGCGCACCCACCCTCGAAGCTCCACCCCGTGTATTGGATGGCCAAGGGCTTCAACGCGGCGATGCGCGTGCGCAACGCGCTCTGGAAGCCGCCTTTCGTCATGTACTACCTGACCTTCCTCGTGCCGCGCGCCCGCGAGCTGCTCCAGGCGCACGGCTTCGAGGTGGAAGTACGTAACGGGCTCATGCCCCCACCCTTCAGCTCCTTGAGCGTCGTCATCGCCACGCGGCGGTGA